The DNA region ctggggggttactggggtgctgggggggtactgggggtgcaggatgggcgcagggggtgctgggtgccgggtgctgggtgccgggggggccccgccgtgccccggcAGCGCGTGCGCGTGTCACTGCAGCAGGCGGCTGCGCGTCAGCGGCCGGGacctgcggcggggggggggggggtgggggaggcccGGCCGTCATTCCGCTCCAgagtgaacacacacacacacacacacacacacacacacgcgcgcgcgcgcgcgcgcctCCGCCCCCCCCGCATCCCCCGGGAGATCCCCAGTGTGTGGCGCCGTCATTCTGCTCCAGAGTGAACATGGCAACCCCCCCTcacttcctccccccccccccgccccaccacAATCCCGGCATGTTGCCATCGTTCCACTCCAGAGTgaacaacccccccccccttgccctgcgGTGTGGGAGATCCCCCTCTCCTCACTTCGGAGTGCCATCATTCCACTCCAGAGTGAACAACCTGCCCTcctcccgtcccccccccgcagctccccaGTGCTTCTCCCCCGCCCCCTTGATCCCATCATTCCACTCCAGAGTGAACAACGCCGCTCCCCCTTCCCCGTGGTGTGGGATACCCCCCTCTCCTCACCTCAGTGCCATCATTCCACTCCAGAGTGAACAAcctgcccccccccttcccctccgcagctccccagtgctccccccacccctcttccCCCATCCCTCGGTCCCATCATTCCACTCCAGAGTGAACAACCCGCCCCCACCCGCCCCGCGCGGCTCCCCAGGGCTCCCCGTTCCCGTTACCATCATTCCACTCCAGAGTGAACAAGGCCCCAGGGAACTGCTGACTCACAcccagacaccccaaatccccccccaaccccccccactttattggggacccccccccacacccccccacccaccccgggGACACcggggtccccccaaaacccccccagaaaccggggtgtccccccccccccccccccctttcagaAGCCGCCCGGGCCAAGGACCCCTTCAGCTACGGTGAGGGGggttggggtgcgggggggaaattttggggttcagggggggatttgggggttccgagggggattttggggtgcgggagggggatttgggggtgttttggggtgcagggaggttttggggtgcgggggggacattttggggtgcggggaaggttttggggtacgggggggggttgggggtggtgcgggggggaaattttggggttcaggggggatttgggggtttccgagggggattttggggtgcggggggggattTGGGTGTGTTTTGGGGTACAgtgaggttttggggtgcgggggggacattttggggttcaggggggatttggggtcccgagggggattttggggtgcgggggggggggatttgggggtgttttggggtacagtgagggttttggggtgcggggggacattttggggttcagggggatTTGGGCGTCCCGAGGGGGTTTTTGGGGTgcggggaggatttgggggtgttttggggtgcggggggggacattttggggttcaggggggatttggggtacgggggggggacattttggggttcaggggggatttggggtcccgaGGGGGTTTTTGGGGTGCGGGGAGGATTGGGGGTGTTTGGGGTACAgtgagggttttggggtgcggggggggacattttgggggtgcggggaaggttttggggtacggggggggttgggggtgcgGGGAGACATTtttgggggttcgggggggggatTTGCGGGTtcgggggggagtttggggtgcgggggaggatttgggggtccagggggtgttttgggggttcCTGGGGGACATTTGGGTGCGGGGGGGTcattttggggttcaggggggatttgggggtcccgaGGGGGTTtttggggcgcggggggggggatttgggggttcgggggggggagttaagggtttgggggggttttggggtacggggggggttgaggggggatttggggtcccgagggggtttttggggtgcgggggaggatttgggggtgttttggggtgcgggggggaaattttggggttcagggggggatttgggggtcccgagggggattttggggtgcgggggggatttgggggtgttttggggtgcaggagggttttggggtgcggggggggacattttggggttcaggggggatttgggggtccctagggggattttggggtgcgggggggtcatTTTGGGGGTCCCCGTCCCCCAGATTACGAGACGCTGCGGCTGGTGGGGCTGGTGCTGGCCATCGGCATGTTCGTCCTCGGGGTCCTCGTCGCCCTCAGTGAGTCCCCCCGAACCCCCCCGAACCCCGAAATCCGCCCCTGCACCCCGAAATACCCCCCTGCACCCCGAAATCCGCCCCCGAACCCCGAAATCCGCCCCTGCACCCCGAAATACCCCTGAACCCCGAAAtacccccccgcaccccgaaaTAACCCCTGAACCCCGAAATCCGCCCCTGCACCCCGAAATACCCCCCGCACCCCGAAATACCCCCCCGAACCCCGAAATCCGCCTTTGCACCCCGAAATACCCCCCGCACCCCGAAAtacccccccgcaccccgaatACCCCCCCGAACCCCGAAATCCGCCTTTGCACCCCGAAATACCCCCCCGAACCCCGAAAtaccccccgcaccccaaaatacccccccgcaccccgaaatcccccctttttcaccccaaaatcccccctctgcgtgtgtgtgtgtgtgtatcccccctccccaaattgggGGGACCCCCCCGGATTTTGGGTTCCCCCCCCCACCATCTTATTttctgccccccctccccccccaggtAAGAAGTTCAAGTGCAAAAAAGCGGAGCCCAGGTGAGACCCCCCCAAaaccgggggagggggggggggacacccccaaaataaaaaaataaatgcacccCCACtcatggggacccccccccaaaaaaaaaaaaaaaaattgccccccccctccctgggggtcccctcatcttgggggggggggggcacaaatcTCCCCCATattgccccccccaaaaaaaaaaaaatattggggcccccccccacccttcaagcccccccccagcaaattttttttttggggggggcccccctgacccccccattttttttgcagcccccccgacccccggcaGCCGCCCAAGACCCCcagtaagtttttttttttttttttttaggggggggcgCCCCCCCCATaattttttttcgggggggggggtgcgcagacattcccccccccccccaattaataTTATTTGTTCCCAACAGCACCCGCGGCCACGGCGTAGCCCCGCCCCGTTGATGGAAGCCACGCCCACAACCCCCCCCGGTGCATGCagcccccccctaaaaaaaaaaaaaaaaaaaaaaaaggggggggcaccccaaagagccaagggacccccccccaaaaaaattaattaaagggACCCTGATAattgggggggccccccccaaaaaaaaaaaaaaataaagggggggccTGAGTGGGAGGAGCCTGGAATGGGGCGGGGCCACggtgccggggggggcggggacacTCGGGCCCCCCCCGGAAATAAAAGAGACGTTTCGTAACGGAGCTGGGGGACCAGTATGGGGGggtactgggaccagtttggGTTGGGAATGGGGGGACTGGGATGAGGGGGGggtactgggaccagtttggGGAGGGAATGGGGGACTGGGATGAGGGGGGGggtactgggaccagtttggggagggaatggggggactgggatgagggggggggggtactgggaccagtttggGTTGGGAATGGGGGGACTGGGATGAGGGGGGGggtactgggaccagtttggggagggaatggggggactgggatgagggggggggtactgggaccagtttggGTTGGGAATGGGGGGACTGGGATGAGGGGGAGGggtactgggaccagtttggggagggaatggggggactgggatgaggggggggggtactgggaccagtttggGTTGGGAATGGGGGGACTGGGATGAGGGGGGGggtactgggaccagtttggGTTGGGAATGGGGGTACTGGGATGAGGGGGGGggtactgggaccagtttggGTTGGGAATGGGGGGACTGGGATGAGGGGGGGGGTTACTGGGACCAGTTTGGGTTGGGAATGGGGGGACTGGGATGAGGGGGGggtactgggaccagtttggGGAGGGAATGGGGGTACTGGGATGAGGGGGGGggtactgggaccagtttggGTTGGGAAtggggggactgggatgggggggggcggTGTTACTGGGACCAGTCCGGAGCCCAGTCCGTTActgggcggggccgggggtgttACTGGGACCAGTCCGGAGCCCAGTCCGTTActgggcggggccgggggtgttACTGGGACCGGTCCGGAGCCCAGTCCGTTActgggcggggccgggggtgttACTGGGACCGGTCCGGAGCCCAGTCCGTTActgggcggggccgggggtgttACTGGGACCGGTCCGGAGCCCAGTCCGTTActgggcggggccgggggtgttACTGGGACCGGTCCGGAGCCCAGTCCGTTActgggcggggccgggggtgttACTGGGACCGGTCCGGAGCCCAGTCCGTTActgggcggggccgggggtgttACTGGGACCGGTCCGGAGCCCAGTCCGTTActgggcggggccgggggtgttACTGGGACCAGTCCGGAGCCCAGTCCGTTActgggcggggccgggggtgttACTGGGACCAGTCCGGAGCCCAGTCCGTTActgggcggggccgggggtgttA from Athene noctua chromosome 33, bAthNoc1.hap1.1, whole genome shotgun sequence includes:
- the FXYD7 gene encoding FXYD domain-containing ion transport regulator 7, coding for MATPTQAPLGEAARAKDPFSYDYETLRLVGLVLAIGMFVLGVLVALSKKFKCKKAEPSPPDPRQPPKTPTPAATA